Part of the Kryptolebias marmoratus isolate JLee-2015 linkage group LG20, ASM164957v2, whole genome shotgun sequence genome, AGCAGAGCGAAGCTGGTTGAGATACCGAGTTGTAACCATGTCAGTATGTTTCCCGTGAAGGGCCACCAGCGCACGTCAGGACGCCACTGGAATGGACATCACCAGCCGCTGTACTCTGGGGGACCCCAACAAGCTCCCTGAAGGGGTCCCCCAGCCGGCACGCATGCCTTACGTGTCAGACAAGCACCCGCGGCAGACCCTGGAGGTGATCAACCTGCTGAGAAAACACCGGGAGCTTTGTGACGTGGTGCTGGTGGTGGGCGCCAAGAAGATCTACGCCCATCGTGTCATCCTGTCTGCCTGCAGCCCCTACTTCAGGTatggaaaaaaaagcccttttttttttttttttttttgattcacGCCTGCACATGTTCTGTAGAAAAGATTAAGCTAGCTTTGACAGCATTGTTTGTGTTCGGATGGCCTCCTCAGGGCGATGTTTACTGGAGAGCTGGCAGAGAGCAGGCAGACTGAAGTGGTTATCCGGGACATCGACGAGAGAGCCATGGAGCTGCTCATTGACTTTGCCTACACCTCACAGGTATGAATGTCCTCAATTGATCATGATGTATAAAGATATGCACTTCAGGCATGCAGCTGGATTCTCTAAGTAAACTCTTAGTTGATTGGTACACATTTAGACAAAGATATATGCAGGTATGCacttaatgaaaacaaaaacactcggCGGAATCTGCCAAAAACCACGTGGGAGCTTAAGTGATTGAACTACATTAGACTGACTAAACTTCtattgtgtctgttttatttttcaattaaatGGGTGAAATACATTCTGTCTACACAGTGTACTCAAAAAGTTTTCACATAAACATGTGCCAAGACATTAAAATTGTTGGACTCGATCCCATAGCTTGacaccattgttgacctattttcagtcacttcggctgtttctgtaggtgaaCAAACGCATGTCGTAGTTAGCAGCATTCACAGCTTTTGCTTATGAATTTTTGCACTTTAATCCTTTGTtatgaggagaaaaaataatgctggttttgtttcttcatgaattaaattttttttttgactggtctttgACATTGCGATGAGAAAAGAAAGCGGCGTTTAGTTGGAGTCCTGAGAGTACGAACCAAACACCAAAACGTCCACGTCTCTGAAGGTTTGTGTGTTCACCCTCCCAGGTGACCGTGGAGGAGGGGAACGTCCAGACGCTGCTCCCCGCCGCCTGCCTGCTCCAGCTGGCTGAGATCCAGGAGGCCTGCTGCGAGTTCCTCAAGAGACAGCTGGACCCGTCCAACTGTCTGGGCATCAGGGCCTTCGCTGACACACACTCCTGCCGAGAGCTGCTGCGGATCGCAGACAAGTTCACGCAACACAACTTCCAAGAGGTGAGaacataaatgcaaataaataaatagattattGGATCATCAGCTGATTTGTTTGACCAGTAGGAACCCTAAACTGGCTTTTAGCAAGCAGCAACTTCCTGAAGACTGCAGGACAACTTTAGGATGTAAGATTTAGATTATATTTGTAGTTTGGTTAATtaggtttgttttacagattctTCGTATGTAATGATTTGCATCaatataatttatttcaatGTACTTAGAATATATTAAAAACTCTTGCTTAGTATCATCAGTTAAACAGAATAACACAAGTCATTTTATTCTTGTGTAATGCAGCTGGTATGAAATTTGTTAATaattgaaacttttattttgtagttttagatacatttgagtttttctttcttgcctCCAAAATAATCGTTCTGTATTTGGCACATTGACTTTCCTTTACGTATAAATTTTCTCTGATCAAGATCAAactacatttgttgttttatttaatgtattcatttattttttaactagaACTTGAAGCAGACAcacagctgctccagctgttaTTATCCAGTATTCccaaatataaatttttatgatttttgtcatttattttgtagaaaCGTTCAGGTTCTTGTCCTTCATGTGTAGTTTTCAGCAGATAGATGAAATGTTAGGATCCTGCAGGTGACTCAGTAAAAAGGAGAAACTGGTTTTGGTCTGTTCAGTTTAGTGAGCTGCAGATCCTGACACGCAACCTGCCTGCCTTGTTCTCTTGCTTCTGACTCGCCTCGGCTCTTTATGATTATATGTAATGAGTGTCTTCCACGGCTCGTGTATTGTGACTGGATAACAAACGAGCCGACTTAAGGCTCCGGCAtgctccataagaagtcaagaagtcgtTCGCAGTCACGTGGTTACGAGGCGTTTAttttcgcacacacctttcatcgtcagtgagacactcggatcagaactccggggaagctcctccctcctcctacggcgtcaaaacaggtttcttcccacTGGCATCTCCACtttcctgtccttgtacagatttttgcttcccttaccgcgaccagacgtgtttattaaactgtctactcatggagtatgacaacagctttaCTGAATGACAGAAGCAGATACAGAAGGTCTTTTTCTCAGTaggctttattttcttttctgagtatttttaattttgaatacaGTGGTTGAACTCTCATTTCATTATTCATAACACATACCCGGTGCTTTAGCTTGAATATTAATGTAAATAGAAACTGACGAGCTCAGACACTTGGACTTGTCCAAATGCTTTTAAGACGAATAGAAACTGATGCTGATGAAGGCGGGTTCACAGAGTGGTGTTGTCACAGGTGATGGAAAGTGAGGAGTTCATGCTGCTTCCTGCCAACCAGCTGATTGACATCATCTCCAGCGACGAGCTGAACGTGCGGAGCGAGGAGCAGGTTTTTAACGCTGTGATGGCCTGGGTGAAGTACAGCATCCAGGAGCGCAGACCTCAGCTGCCTCAGGTTGGTTGGGTTTGGAAAACCTTACTGGAGCTCCTGGAGCACGTAGACATTTGGGTATTGCTAAATACACAGTTtccaaacatctgaaacattcaacagcttgtttcttttgcttgttgcctttattatttatattatttttgtctgaaagtTAAAGTGTTTCTGAGTTATCTGTGAAGTAATGCTTGATAGACTTTGACTTGAGGTTGTCTTCTGCAGGTGCTGCAGCACGTTCGCTTACCGCTTCTCAGCCCCAAGTTCCTGGTGGGGACTGTGGGCTCAGATCCTCTCATCAAAAGTGATGAAGAATGCAGGTGGGTGTTGTTTTTATAGCTCGCCAGTGAAGGCGACATAacgttatttaaaaaatttgactaaaatgacAACGACTCCGTCATTTCTTAAcagatcttagtctaaaactggcctAAAAGACGGAGGGTGATGCACATTCTTTTaaggagtgctaggccttttaattttttaaaaagtaaacctTCCTTGTGTTTTTAGTGGCTGCAGTCTGAGCAGATTGTTAAAGAGAAAACCTAAGATGCGGGGTGATGAGAGTCTCGTTTTGTCTGTTGTTTCAGAGATCTGGTTGATGAGGCGAAGAATTACCTTCTGCTGCCACAAGAAAGGCCGCTGATGCAGGGCCCTCGAACCCGGCCGAGGAAACCAATCCGATGTGGAGAGGTCCTCTTTGCAGGTCACATGTCATATGTTCATCTCTATTTATCTTTTAAGTCCTAAATGATCACATTTGAGTTAGGATTCcaaaacatgtttgtatttcAGTCCCATTTTTCCAGTGTCCTAAACGGTGTAACTTCATCTCTCACGTTTTCCTTGTTCTGCAGTTGGTGGCTGGTGCAGCGGGGACGCCATTTCCAGCGTGGAGCGCTACGACCCGCAGACCAACGAGTGGCGCATGGTGGCGTCGATGAGTAAACGGCGGTGTGGGGTTGGCGTCAGCGTCCTGGATGACTTGCTGTACGCGGTGGGAGGTCACGACGGCTCGTCGTACCTCAACTCCGTGGAAAGGTTGCTGCAGCAGCTCGGGCTCTCTGATGGGGCTGGGCGGTTAAACAGGATCTCAGGGGGGTCTAAAAATAACAGCAGTATCACTTCGAATATCTTAATTGGTTAATAATgcaattatttttgctttattcttaaaaatatttattagaaGTTGTCTTGAATTTGGATTTGGTCATTTATTCAAAATACCGCCCAACCCAACTCTTCAACTTATTTAATACTCGTGTTGAGGGGATTTTTAGACACATGCTTGTTTTCCACCTGAGCAGGTATGATCCCAAGACCAACCAGTGGAGCAGCGACGTGGCCCCCACCAGCACCTGTCGAACCAGTGTGGGTGTAGCTGTGCTTGGTGGTTATCTGTACGCTGTGGGGGGACAGGATGGAGTTTCATGTCTCAACATTGTTGAAAGGTGacccccccccttttttcccccttattGTCCCTGTTttatcaaacagcatcatgtcTTGATGTGTTTAGGATTTGATAATCCTCCAAAACAAACCCAGCATCGTGGTCAGCTTTTCTATGGCTTTGTTAAGGAGGTATTTTGTTCGGCTGTGACTGACGACTTGTTGGGAACTGAACattgtgaaacaaaaagcaaattttcAGTTGGAGTCTCACCgaaagtgtttgtgaccagcgaGCCGTGCGGCTGCATTTGGAacggccagtttttgaaaatctcaGCATATTGTGACGTGCACGGGTTGAACTCTTTGCGTCAACATGATTTGTTTGGCTCGTTTTGTACCCACCTCAGTATCTGCCCCTCGTTCATCTTTTCATTTGCcaaagtacacttttgaaatgaggaAAGGCAGAATtggtccagtttttttttttactatttattatttaccaCCTGCATGTATTTAAGCCCAGCgtagagctcctgtgcaggggTGAAAACACAGCTCCAACATTCTTCAGACGGGTTGGAGATGCTcgcaacaaaaccaaaaaaggtTTGAGACGCCAGCGATGGCTGTGTGActatttgaagagaaaatttgttgcacttttttttttagcgcgTTCCAAACTCAAGCAACAAGTCTTccagcctctgtgactcacgcCAGGAGTCTGAGAAACCCCTGCGAATGTCTCTGAGACTTCCCTGTGAATCTCATCCCAGTGAGATGATATCTGTAGTTACATGTTGCTTTGTGTTAATGTTGAACTCTTCCTGGTTGCAGGTATGACCCTAAAGAGAACAAGTGGACTCGTGTCGCCTCCATGAGCACCAGGCGGCTCGGTGTCGCTGTCGCCGTGCTCGGAGGGTTTCTTTATGCTGTCGGAGGGTCTGATGGGACGTCTCCTTTAAACACAGGTACTTTGTGACGTGAAAGTGCTGTTTACCCATCATccactgttaaaaacaaagatactTTTCAATAAAACTACGAG contains:
- the klhl20 gene encoding kelch-like protein 20, whose product is MRRATSARQDATGMDITSRCTLGDPNKLPEGVPQPARMPYVSDKHPRQTLEVINLLRKHRELCDVVLVVGAKKIYAHRVILSACSPYFRAMFTGELAESRQTEVVIRDIDERAMELLIDFAYTSQVTVEEGNVQTLLPAACLLQLAEIQEACCEFLKRQLDPSNCLGIRAFADTHSCRELLRIADKFTQHNFQEVMESEEFMLLPANQLIDIISSDELNVRSEEQVFNAVMAWVKYSIQERRPQLPQVLQHVRLPLLSPKFLVGTVGSDPLIKSDEECRDLVDEAKNYLLLPQERPLMQGPRTRPRKPIRCGEVLFAVGGWCSGDAISSVERYDPQTNEWRMVASMSKRRCGVGVSVLDDLLYAVGGHDGSSYLNSVERYDPKTNQWSSDVAPTSTCRTSVGVAVLGGYLYAVGGQDGVSCLNIVERYDPKENKWTRVASMSTRRLGVAVAVLGGFLYAVGGSDGTSPLNTVERYNPQENRWHTVSPMGTRRKHLGCAVYQDMIYSVGGRDDTTELSSAERYNPRTNQWSPVVAMTSRRSGVGLAVVNGQLMAVGGFDGTTYLKTIEVYDPDANTWRLYGGMNYRRLGGGVGVIKMTHCESHIW